In Flavivirga abyssicola, the following are encoded in one genomic region:
- a CDS encoding SCO family protein, which yields MLSFFKDYKGFAIVFVIISIVIVSIIYNTLNVYQPLPVYQPTMVSTELVDSTIQYKKKYHKIADFSLTNQNGKTVTQNDYKNKIYVADFFFTTCQTICPIMTDHMAQIQQKIINDNDVMLLSHSVTPEIDTVAQLKRYAKKKGVNDSKWNLVTGDKKQIYQLARKSYLAVKDHGDGGPFDMVHTENFMLIDKKRQIRGFYDGTNKEDIDRLLDDIKILKEEYQK from the coding sequence ATGTTATCATTTTTTAAGGATTACAAAGGGTTTGCAATTGTATTTGTCATTATTTCTATTGTCATAGTTTCAATTATTTATAACACCCTAAATGTTTATCAACCACTACCTGTTTATCAACCTACTATGGTGAGTACAGAATTGGTAGACAGTACCATTCAATATAAAAAGAAGTATCATAAAATAGCCGATTTTTCACTTACCAATCAAAATGGTAAAACGGTCACACAAAACGATTATAAAAACAAAATATACGTAGCCGACTTCTTTTTCACTACCTGCCAGACTATTTGCCCCATTATGACCGATCATATGGCGCAAATACAACAAAAAATTATTAATGACAACGACGTTATGTTACTCTCTCATTCTGTAACTCCAGAAATAGATACAGTTGCCCAGCTAAAACGTTATGCTAAGAAAAAAGGAGTAAATGATAGTAAGTGGAATTTAGTTACTGGGGACAAAAAACAAATATATCAACTTGCCAGAAAAAGTTATTTAGCGGTTAAAGACCACGGAGATGGAGGACCTTTTGATATGGTACATACTGAAAACTTTATGCTTATTGATAAAAAACGTCAAATAAGAGGGTTTTATGACGGTACAAATAAGGAAGATATTGATCGCTTACTTGATGATATTAAAATCCTAAAAGAAGAATATCAAAAATAG